In Suttonella indologenes, one genomic interval encodes:
- the rpsE gene encoding 30S ribosomal protein S5, with protein sequence MAQQKERQQDNEFLEKLVAVNRVTKVVKGGRQFAFAALVVVGDGNGRVGFGYGKAKEVPIAVQKAMDQAKKSLVKISLHKDTLQHAVVGTHGAARVFMQPASEGTGIIAGGAMRAVFEVLGVKDVLAKCMGTRNPGNVIRATINGLQSMNTAADVAAKRGKSIEEVLANVQ encoded by the coding sequence ATGGCTCAACAAAAAGAACGTCAACAAGACAATGAATTTTTGGAAAAGCTGGTTGCTGTTAACCGAGTGACCAAAGTGGTTAAAGGTGGGCGCCAATTTGCGTTTGCAGCTTTGGTTGTCGTGGGAGATGGTAATGGGCGTGTTGGTTTTGGTTATGGAAAAGCTAAAGAAGTACCTATTGCTGTTCAGAAAGCTATGGATCAAGCCAAAAAATCATTAGTGAAAATTTCTCTGCATAAAGATACTCTGCAACATGCTGTCGTTGGGACACATGGTGCGGCTCGTGTATTTATGCAACCTGCTTCTGAAGGTACGGGAATTATTGCCGGCGGTGCAATGCGTGCTGTATTCGAAGTACTAGGTGTTAAAGACGTATTGGCGAAATGTATGGGAACTCGCAATCCGGGAAATGTTATCCGTGCGACCATTAATGGCTTGCAATCTATGAATACAGCAGCCGATGTTGCTGCTAAACGAGGTAAGTCTATTGAAGAGGTATTAGCAAATGTCCAATAA
- the rpmD gene encoding 50S ribosomal protein L30, with the protein MSNKLRVTLIKSLNGRLESHKQCVAGLGLRKMHQSREVINTPENRGMINKVSYLLKVEEV; encoded by the coding sequence ATGTCCAATAAATTGCGAGTAACGTTGATTAAAAGCCTTAATGGTCGTTTAGAATCTCATAAGCAATGTGTTGCTGGGTTGGGATTGCGTAAAATGCATCAATCGCGTGAAGTGATTAACACACCCGAGAATCGGGGCATGATTAATAAAGTATCTTACCTGCTAAAAGTAGAGGAAGTCTAA
- the rplO gene encoding 50S ribosomal protein L15, with translation MRLNSLKPAEGSKHSAKRLGRGIGSGLGKTSGKGHKGQKARSGGYHKVGFEGGQMPLQRRLPKRGFNSLNRNLTARVRLSELNKIDSEVIDLSALKAAGVIPVQAQNVKIYLHGKLDKVVTIKGLTLSEGASNAVSAAGGKVEE, from the coding sequence ATGCGTTTAAATTCTCTAAAGCCTGCCGAAGGCTCTAAGCATTCTGCCAAAAGACTTGGTCGAGGTATTGGTTCAGGTTTAGGTAAAACAAGTGGTAAAGGTCATAAAGGGCAAAAAGCCCGTTCAGGCGGTTATCATAAAGTAGGTTTTGAAGGCGGACAAATGCCTTTGCAACGTCGTTTGCCTAAGCGTGGTTTTAATAGTTTAAATCGTAATTTAACTGCTCGAGTCCGTTTGTCGGAACTGAATAAAATTGATTCGGAAGTTATTGATTTATCAGCTCTCAAAGCTGCTGGTGTTATTCCTGTTCAAGCACAGAACGTCAAAATTTATCTCCATGGTAAATTGGATAAAGTTGTGACAATTAAGGGATTAACATTGAGTGAAGGTGCTAGTAATGCAGTTTCTGCTGCTGGCGGAAAAGTAGAAGAGTAA
- the secY gene encoding preprotein translocase subunit SecY — translation MAKPVANPYKELTSRFIFLVVALIIYRVGAHIPVPGVNLAMIRDMFDSGNSSLFQLFNMFSGGALSNASLLALGVAPYITASIVMQLLSHMYPPLKELRQQGSTGQKKITQYTRFFALFLGLIQGFAISRAVLAQGMVLPTVPAAQFLLVATIGLATGALFMMWLGEQITERGIGNGISMLIFAGIAVNMPSGIYNLFNQAKVGEIGYGKFFLILLVIVALFALIVFVERAQRRIAIHYARQQHGASRGMTDRQHLPLKINMAGVIPAIFASAIITLLVSALSLFSGMNNAFGRYMSDLGNGLNPGGWLYIAAFALLIILFAFFYTSMMFENRELADNLKRSNAFIQGFRPGKQTADYLDMVQERLTLVGALYVAFVCILPSLMNIGSTSGQILFLFGGTSLLIAVVVAMDFMSQVQSHIMSKQYESLMKKANLSGFGGQYHR, via the coding sequence ATGGCAAAGCCCGTTGCTAATCCTTATAAGGAATTAACCTCAAGATTTATTTTTTTGGTGGTTGCATTAATCATTTATCGAGTTGGTGCGCACATTCCTGTGCCAGGTGTAAATTTGGCGATGATTAGAGATATGTTTGATAGTGGTAATAGTTCATTATTTCAGCTATTCAATATGTTTTCTGGCGGCGCTTTGTCTAATGCTTCTCTTTTGGCATTAGGTGTTGCGCCATATATTACCGCATCTATCGTAATGCAGCTTCTATCGCATATGTATCCTCCTCTGAAGGAGTTACGTCAGCAAGGAAGTACCGGGCAAAAGAAAATTACTCAATATACGCGATTCTTTGCATTGTTTTTAGGTTTAATTCAAGGTTTTGCTATATCTCGAGCAGTTTTAGCGCAGGGAATGGTGCTGCCTACAGTGCCTGCGGCTCAATTTCTTCTTGTAGCGACGATCGGTCTTGCTACCGGCGCATTGTTTATGATGTGGTTAGGAGAGCAAATTACCGAACGCGGAATTGGTAATGGTATATCTATGCTTATTTTTGCAGGTATTGCCGTCAATATGCCAAGTGGCATTTATAATTTGTTTAACCAAGCTAAAGTTGGTGAAATCGGTTATGGAAAGTTTTTTCTAATCTTGCTTGTTATTGTCGCCCTCTTTGCTTTAATCGTTTTTGTAGAACGCGCGCAGCGGCGTATTGCGATCCATTATGCGCGACAACAGCATGGTGCTTCTCGTGGGATGACAGATCGTCAGCATTTGCCATTAAAAATTAATATGGCAGGCGTCATACCTGCGATTTTCGCTTCGGCGATTATAACGCTTTTGGTGTCTGCGCTCTCCCTGTTCTCCGGGATGAATAATGCTTTTGGGCGTTATATGAGTGATTTAGGTAATGGATTAAATCCCGGCGGTTGGTTATATATTGCTGCTTTTGCATTGTTAATTATTTTATTTGCTTTCTTCTACACATCTATGATGTTTGAAAATAGAGAATTGGCAGATAATTTGAAGCGCTCCAATGCTTTTATCCAAGGATTTAGACCGGGTAAGCAAACCGCTGATTATTTGGATATGGTGCAGGAGCGTCTAACTTTGGTAGGGGCGCTATATGTGGCATTTGTCTGTATTTTACCTTCGTTAATGAATATTGGTTCCACTTCAGGGCAAATTTTGTTCTTATTTGGCGGGACTTCATTATTAATTGCTGTGGTGGTCGCTATGGATTTTATGTCACAAGTTCAGTCTCATATTATGTCAAAACAATATGAATCTTTGATGAAAAAAGCCAATCTTTCCGGATTTGGCGGACAATATCATCGTTAA
- the rpmJ gene encoding 50S ribosomal protein L36: MKVSASIKKMCRNCRVIRRNGSVRVICTDKRHKQRQG; the protein is encoded by the coding sequence ATGAAAGTAAGTGCTTCAATTAAAAAAATGTGCCGTAACTGTCGGGTAATCCGTCGTAACGGTAGTGTTCGTGTAATTTGCACTGACAAGCGTCATAAGCAACGTCAAGGCTAA
- the rpsM gene encoding 30S ribosomal protein S13, producing MARIAGINVPTQKHTVIALTSIYGIGPTRAKAICKETGVQPDKKIRDLTDAEIDALRQAVGQYTVEGDLRRQVSMDIKRLMDLGCFRGLRHRRSLPVRGQRTKTNARTRKGPRRPIKR from the coding sequence ATGGCACGTATTGCCGGTATCAATGTACCTACCCAAAAACATACGGTAATTGCATTGACTTCAATTTACGGTATTGGACCTACTCGTGCAAAGGCAATTTGCAAAGAGACAGGTGTTCAGCCGGATAAGAAAATTCGCGATTTGACTGATGCAGAAATTGATGCGTTACGTCAAGCTGTTGGACAATATACAGTTGAAGGCGATCTTCGTCGTCAAGTGTCTATGGATATTAAACGTCTGATGGATTTGGGTTGTTTTAGAGGTTTGCGTCATCGTCGTAGTCTGCCGGTTCGTGGACAACGTACGAAAACAAATGCACGTACTCGTAAAGGACCTCGTCGTCCAATTAAACGTTAA
- the rpsK gene encoding 30S ribosomal protein S11, producing MAKAAGKQKNVRKKAKRVVVDAVAHVHASFNNTIVTITDGQGNTLSWATAGGSGFRGSRKSTPFAAQVAAERAGEVAKEYGVQNLDVNIKGPGPGRESAVRALNASGFNIHSITDVTPIPHNGCRPPKKRRV from the coding sequence ATGGCTAAAGCTGCTGGTAAACAGAAAAATGTAAGAAAAAAGGCAAAGCGTGTTGTTGTGGACGCCGTTGCGCACGTCCATGCTTCTTTTAACAACACAATCGTGACCATCACAGATGGTCAAGGTAACACGCTTTCTTGGGCAACTGCCGGTGGTTCAGGTTTCCGTGGTTCTCGTAAAAGTACTCCTTTCGCAGCTCAGGTTGCAGCAGAACGTGCTGGCGAAGTGGCGAAAGAATATGGAGTGCAAAACCTTGATGTAAATATCAAAGGTCCGGGTCCGGGGCGTGAATCGGCTGTGCGTGCGTTGAACGCAAGCGGGTTTAATATTCATAGTATTACGGATGTTACGCCTATTCCGCACAATGGCTGTCGTCCGCCTAAAAAACGTCGCGTATAA
- the rpsD gene encoding 30S ribosomal protein S4, whose protein sequence is MARYIGPKCRLARREGVDLELKSGIIPLEKKTRKMASAPGQHGARRGRLSDYGSQLREKQKLKRIYGVLERQFRNYFKKAAQQKGSTGENLLQILEKRLDNVVYRMGFGATRAEARQLVSHGAIEVNGKRVTIASYQVQAEDVISVREKSRNQVRIKSALELASQRGFVDWIEVDVSKMTGQFKRIPERIDLSADINESLVVELYSK, encoded by the coding sequence ATGGCTAGATATATTGGTCCTAAGTGTCGATTAGCGCGTCGTGAGGGCGTTGATCTTGAATTAAAATCTGGCATTATCCCGCTGGAGAAAAAAACTCGTAAAATGGCTTCTGCACCCGGTCAGCATGGCGCTCGTAGAGGTCGCTTATCTGATTACGGTAGTCAGTTGCGTGAAAAGCAAAAGTTAAAGCGTATTTATGGCGTATTAGAACGTCAATTCCGTAATTACTTTAAAAAAGCTGCTCAGCAAAAAGGTTCAACAGGCGAAAATCTGTTACAAATTTTGGAGAAGCGTTTAGATAATGTGGTTTACCGTATGGGATTCGGCGCTACTCGTGCAGAAGCTCGTCAGTTGGTTTCTCATGGTGCTATTGAAGTTAATGGCAAGCGCGTAACTATCGCTTCTTATCAAGTTCAAGCAGAAGATGTGATTTCAGTACGTGAAAAATCGCGCAATCAAGTACGCATTAAGAGCGCTTTAGAGCTGGCTTCTCAACGCGGCTTTGTTGATTGGATTGAAGTTGATGTGTCTAAAATGACAGGTCAATTCAAGCGCATTCCAGAGCGTATTGATCTATCGGCTGATATTAATGAGTCGTTGGTTGTTGAGCTTTATTCTAAATAG
- a CDS encoding DNA-directed RNA polymerase subunit alpha: protein MALSELLTPRIVQIKEIGPNTSRVTLEPLERGFGYTLGTALRRVLLSSIEGAAIIECDIEGVLHEYSAIEGVKEDVIDVLLNLKGVALIMPDLERAEMKLSVSKAGVVTAGDFRAPAGVKIANPDYVIAHLTQDKPFSMTVVVEKGRGYRVVSQETEDGESVRANVLHLDASFSPVRRIAYRVEQARVEQRTNLDKLIIDIESNGTIEPEQAIREAATILHNQIKVFVKLESTEVIEEEEEEIHIDPVLLSPVDDLELTVRSANCLKAENINSIGDLVRRTEVELLKTPNLGKKSLNEIKEVLAARGLELGMDIENWPQN, encoded by the coding sequence ATGGCTTTATCTGAATTATTGACTCCTCGTATTGTTCAAATTAAAGAAATCGGCCCAAACACCTCTCGCGTTACGCTTGAGCCTTTGGAACGCGGATTCGGTTACACTTTAGGAACGGCTCTGCGCCGAGTATTGCTTTCTTCTATTGAAGGAGCAGCAATTATAGAGTGTGATATTGAAGGTGTTTTACATGAATATTCGGCAATTGAAGGGGTTAAGGAAGACGTTATTGATGTCTTGCTGAATCTTAAAGGCGTGGCTTTGATTATGCCTGATCTAGAACGTGCCGAAATGAAATTGAGCGTAAGCAAGGCTGGTGTTGTCACTGCTGGTGATTTTCGTGCGCCGGCAGGGGTGAAAATTGCAAATCCTGATTATGTTATTGCGCACTTAACCCAAGACAAACCTTTTTCTATGACGGTTGTTGTTGAAAAAGGACGTGGTTATCGCGTGGTTTCACAGGAAACTGAGGATGGTGAATCAGTGAGAGCAAATGTTCTGCACCTTGATGCTTCATTTAGTCCTGTACGCCGTATTGCTTATCGTGTTGAACAAGCTCGGGTTGAACAACGTACCAATCTTGATAAATTGATTATTGATATTGAGTCAAACGGCACAATTGAGCCTGAGCAAGCGATACGTGAAGCGGCAACGATTTTACATAATCAAATTAAAGTTTTTGTTAAGCTTGAGTCGACAGAAGTAATCGAGGAAGAAGAGGAAGAAATTCATATTGATCCTGTTCTTTTAAGTCCTGTTGATGATTTGGAATTGACCGTTCGTTCTGCTAATTGCTTAAAAGCGGAAAATATCAACAGTATTGGCGATTTAGTTCGTCGTACGGAAGTTGAATTGCTGAAAACACCGAATTTAGGTAAAAAATCTCTCAATGAAATCAAAGAGGTTTTAGCTGCTCGCGGTTTAGAGCTTGGTATGGATATTGAAAATTGGCCGCAGAATTAA
- the rplQ gene encoding 50S ribosomal protein L17, translated as MRHKLAGRKLNRTSAHREAMFKNMSVSLIQHELIKTTLPKAKDLRRVLEPIITHAKNNDTVAARRLAFARLRDRDAVQKLFAELAPRYKERPGGYIRILKCGFRPGDQAPMAYVELVDRPVEDTQA; from the coding sequence ATGAGACATAAATTAGCTGGTCGTAAATTGAACCGTACTAGCGCGCATCGTGAAGCGATGTTTAAAAATATGAGCGTATCTTTGATTCAGCATGAGTTGATTAAAACAACTTTGCCTAAAGCAAAAGATTTACGCCGTGTATTAGAGCCTATCATTACTCATGCAAAAAATAATGATACGGTTGCGGCGCGCCGTTTAGCTTTTGCCCGTCTGCGTGATCGTGATGCGGTACAAAAATTATTTGCTGAATTAGCGCCACGCTATAAAGAGCGCCCGGGTGGTTATATTCGCATTTTAAAATGCGGTTTCCGTCCAGGCGACCAGGCGCCAATGGCTTACGTAGAATTGGTTGACCGTCCGGTTGAAGATACTCAGGCCTAA
- the hemH gene encoding ferrochelatase has protein sequence MKVDHPAISPKSAVLLVNLGSPDAPTAKALRPYLAEFLSDPRVIDLPRWQWLFILYAFILPKRPKQSAALYTKVWTDKGAPLIEITKAQTDALRDLLYQHYARQDIIVDYAMRYGNPSIESKLRALQAQGVNQLLIVPMYPQYCDATTATVIDAVADAFKKMRYMPEWRFVHHWHDEAAYIEALAQTVREYLQTNEMPEKVLFSFHGVPERYLHEGDPYHCFCQKTARLVAEKLSLQASQFMVVFQSQFGKEVWLQPYADKTIEQLAKEGVKSLAVMCPGFTADCLETLEEMAEGNRELFLHHGGERYDYIPALNARADHIALLHDLVLRHTQDWPAFAHGK, from the coding sequence ATGAAAGTAGATCATCCTGCAATTTCTCCTAAATCAGCTGTTTTATTAGTAAATTTAGGATCGCCTGATGCGCCGACGGCAAAGGCACTGCGTCCTTATCTTGCCGAGTTTTTATCTGATCCGCGCGTGATTGATTTGCCGCGTTGGCAATGGCTTTTTATTTTGTATGCTTTTATTTTGCCGAAGCGCCCGAAGCAATCTGCGGCTTTGTATACCAAAGTATGGACGGATAAAGGCGCACCTCTTATAGAGATTACTAAAGCGCAAACAGATGCTTTGCGTGATTTGCTTTATCAGCATTATGCTCGTCAAGATATTATTGTGGATTATGCGATGCGCTATGGTAATCCTTCAATAGAAAGTAAATTGCGTGCTTTGCAAGCTCAAGGTGTTAATCAGTTGTTGATTGTGCCGATGTATCCGCAATATTGTGATGCGACAACGGCGACAGTCATTGATGCGGTAGCGGATGCTTTTAAGAAAATGCGTTATATGCCAGAATGGCGTTTTGTGCATCATTGGCATGATGAGGCGGCTTATATCGAAGCATTAGCACAGACTGTAAGGGAATATTTGCAGACAAACGAGATGCCTGAAAAAGTTCTTTTTTCTTTTCACGGCGTACCCGAGCGTTATTTGCATGAGGGCGATCCCTATCATTGCTTTTGTCAGAAAACGGCACGTTTAGTGGCTGAAAAATTGTCTTTGCAAGCCTCTCAATTTATGGTGGTATTTCAATCGCAATTCGGTAAAGAAGTGTGGTTGCAGCCCTATGCGGATAAAACCATTGAACAATTAGCCAAAGAAGGCGTGAAAAGTTTGGCGGTAATGTGTCCTGGGTTTACGGCAGATTGTCTTGAAACTTTGGAAGAAATGGCAGAAGGGAATCGTGAGCTGTTTTTACATCATGGCGGCGAACGTTATGACTATATTCCTGCCTTAAATGCCCGTGCGGATCATATCGCTTTATTGCATGATTTGGTTTTACGCCATACCCAAGATTGGCCGGCTTTTGCTCATGGAAAATAA
- a CDS encoding SDR family NAD(P)-dependent oxidoreductase codes for MQRSILITGCSSGIGRKAAEMLHERGWLVIATARDAGDVEQLRAQGLHAVQLDLASPDSIAMALDWTLKLTQGRLDALFNNGAFAIPAAVEDLSRSALAYQLDNCLLGWHELTVSVLPIMRRQGFGRIVNNSSVLGIAAMRFRGAYVATKFAIEGLSDVLRLELKGSGIHVSLIEPGPISSSFRSNSFLQFQRWIDAAQSLHKLAYLKMIQRLESDKPAPFTLGPEAVVAALIHAIESDKPKARYYVTKLTWLMALAKRFLPTSLLDYFVLKVSNKENDHYAKAKSEQE; via the coding sequence ATGCAGCGCTCGATTTTAATTACAGGTTGTTCTAGCGGCATTGGGCGTAAAGCGGCGGAAATGTTACATGAACGCGGCTGGTTGGTAATTGCTACAGCGCGAGATGCCGGTGATGTCGAGCAATTGCGTGCGCAAGGTTTGCATGCGGTGCAATTGGATTTGGCTTCTCCTGATTCGATTGCGATGGCATTGGATTGGACTTTAAAGCTTACTCAAGGTCGCCTTGACGCCCTGTTTAATAACGGTGCTTTTGCCATTCCTGCGGCAGTAGAAGATTTATCGCGCAGCGCTTTGGCTTATCAATTGGACAATTGCCTTCTCGGCTGGCATGAGCTGACGGTTTCGGTTTTGCCGATCATGCGTCGCCAAGGTTTTGGGCGTATCGTTAACAATAGCTCTGTATTAGGAATTGCGGCGATGCGCTTTCGCGGCGCCTATGTGGCAACCAAATTTGCCATTGAAGGCTTGAGCGATGTTTTGCGTCTTGAGCTAAAAGGCAGCGGCATTCATGTAAGCTTAATTGAACCGGGACCGATTAGTTCCTCTTTTCGTAGCAATTCATTCCTGCAATTCCAGCGTTGGATTGATGCGGCGCAAAGTTTGCATAAACTGGCTTATCTGAAAATGATTCAGCGCTTGGAAAGCGATAAGCCTGCACCTTTTACGCTAGGTCCTGAAGCGGTAGTGGCAGCCTTGATTCATGCGATTGAATCCGATAAGCCCAAGGCGCGTTACTATGTGACTAAACTGACATGGTTGATGGCTTTGGCAAAACGTTTCTTACCCACTTCTTTGCTTGACTATTTTGTACTGAAAGTCAGTAACAAAGAAAATGATCACTATGCGAAAGCAAAAAGCGAACAAGAATAA
- the folE2 gene encoding GTP cyclohydrolase FolE2: MTEMIPDVQGSADRRQLPITRVGIRDIRMPIIFSNAESKQQHSVATAEMTVLLPHDKKGTHMSRFIQILNETSQYSVADFLQLHGQMLQRLMADEGTFALTFPYFVEKSAPVSGSKSMMDYEVSLLADGNVGNSELYVEVTVPVTSLCPCSKEISDYGAHNQRSHIIITALYDPERPFSIEELIGMGEKGGSCPIWATLKRPDEKWVTEHAYENPKFVEDIVRDVALMLNEDDRIQSYSVSSENFESIHNHSAYAIIEHDKRL, translated from the coding sequence ATGACAGAAATGATTCCTGATGTGCAAGGCTCGGCGGATCGCCGTCAATTGCCGATTACGCGCGTTGGCATTCGTGATATCCGTATGCCGATTATTTTTAGCAATGCCGAAAGCAAGCAGCAACACAGCGTTGCTACGGCGGAAATGACCGTACTGCTGCCGCATGATAAAAAAGGCACGCATATGTCGCGCTTTATTCAGATACTGAACGAAACCTCGCAATATAGCGTGGCGGATTTTTTGCAACTGCACGGGCAAATGCTGCAGCGTTTGATGGCGGATGAAGGTACTTTTGCGCTGACTTTCCCCTATTTTGTGGAGAAATCCGCACCGGTCAGCGGCAGCAAAAGCATGATGGATTATGAAGTAAGCCTATTGGCAGACGGCAATGTCGGCAATAGCGAATTATATGTGGAAGTTACCGTGCCGGTAACTAGCCTTTGTCCTTGCTCGAAAGAGATTTCCGATTACGGTGCGCATAATCAGCGTTCGCATATCATCATCACTGCACTTTACGATCCTGAACGTCCTTTTTCCATTGAGGAATTGATTGGAATGGGCGAAAAAGGCGGTTCTTGCCCGATTTGGGCGACTTTGAAGCGCCCTGATGAAAAATGGGTGACTGAACATGCCTACGAAAATCCGAAATTTGTCGAAGACATTGTGCGCGATGTGGCATTGATGCTGAATGAAGACGATCGGATTCAATCCTATAGCGTGTCTTCAGAGAATTTTGAGTCGATTCATAATCACTCAGCCTATGCCATCATTGAACATGATAAACGTTTATGA
- the trmB gene encoding tRNA (guanosine(46)-N7)-methyltransferase TrmB yields the protein MSIRSFVLRQGRMTSGQERAFETLWPRYGIDIADDTGLIEIAHLFEPLRKDIVLEIGFGNGESLLSMAEAAPELGFIGIEVHGPGVGHIMMGAEARGIDNLRIIRADAVQILQSHIADNSLMRVQIYFPDPWPKLRHHKRRIIQQSFTDLLHKKLRAGGELHLATDWEHYAFWMRDILREDNKWHNLGDGEDFAPRPEWRPETKFERRGIGKGHDVWDLRYQKEETSCN from the coding sequence ATGAGCATCCGTAGCTTCGTTCTGCGTCAAGGGCGGATGACCAGCGGACAAGAGCGCGCGTTTGAAACCCTATGGCCGCGTTACGGTATTGACATCGCCGATGATACGGGTCTCATAGAAATAGCCCATTTATTTGAACCACTGAGAAAAGATATTGTTTTAGAAATCGGATTCGGCAATGGCGAATCGCTATTGAGCATGGCGGAAGCTGCGCCGGAACTCGGATTTATAGGCATTGAAGTGCACGGTCCCGGTGTCGGACACATCATGATGGGCGCAGAGGCGCGGGGCATAGATAATTTGCGCATTATTCGAGCGGATGCCGTTCAAATATTGCAAAGCCATATTGCCGATAATAGCCTGATGCGCGTGCAAATCTATTTCCCTGATCCTTGGCCGAAATTGCGCCATCACAAACGCCGCATCATTCAGCAGTCTTTCACCGATTTGCTGCATAAAAAATTGCGTGCAGGCGGAGAATTACATTTGGCAACCGATTGGGAGCATTATGCCTTTTGGATGCGCGATATTTTGCGCGAAGATAATAAATGGCATAATTTAGGCGATGGAGAAGATTTTGCACCCCGTCCCGAATGGCGGCCAGAAACCAAATTCGAACGGCGCGGCATCGGCAAAGGACACGACGTTTGGGATTTACGCTATCAAAAAGAGGAGACATCATGCAATTAA
- a CDS encoding tetratricopeptide repeat protein encodes MQLRTHLLAILLAGFACMSAQAQNAQAELQAAAQAHQQGDAVKAFNHLNKAAQTGDPVAAYNLSVAYGNGDGTAVNQQAALQWLQQSAQAGYPPAQYDLAMYYLSTGQAQQAAPWMQALADNGDAAAQFNYGIMLMRGDGVVANAKNGKAYIQKAAAQGFPPARQYLQQQ; translated from the coding sequence ATGCAATTAAGAACTCATCTGCTTGCAATCTTATTGGCAGGCTTCGCCTGCATGAGCGCACAAGCGCAAAATGCGCAGGCGGAATTGCAGGCGGCGGCTCAAGCGCATCAGCAGGGCGATGCCGTGAAAGCCTTTAATCATCTGAACAAAGCCGCGCAAACAGGCGATCCGGTTGCCGCCTATAATTTATCCGTCGCTTACGGCAACGGCGACGGCACGGCGGTCAATCAGCAAGCCGCCTTGCAATGGTTGCAGCAATCCGCGCAAGCAGGTTATCCGCCTGCGCAATACGATTTAGCCATGTATTATTTGTCCACAGGACAAGCGCAGCAAGCAGCACCATGGATGCAAGCTTTGGCGGACAATGGCGATGCCGCCGCCCAATTTAATTACGGCATTATGCTGATGCGCGGCGACGGCGTTGTCGCTAATGCAAAAAACGGCAAAGCCTATATCCAAAAAGCCGCCGCGCAAGGATTTCCGCCTGCCCGGCAATATTTGCAGCAGCAATAA
- the rlmH gene encoding 23S rRNA (pseudouridine(1915)-N(3))-methyltransferase RlmH translates to MLITLIAVGHKMPAWVEAGYQDYAERLKGGVSLQLKEIPLQKRSDKNQIAAARQKEDEQILQTLAQADYIVTLDIPGKVHSSEALAERLQLWQQQARHLALVIGGPEGLSEAVKAKANESWSLGKLTLPHPLVRIIVAEALYRAWSINQNHPYHRA, encoded by the coding sequence ATGCTCATCACACTTATCGCTGTCGGTCATAAAATGCCTGCTTGGGTGGAAGCAGGCTATCAGGATTATGCCGAACGCCTTAAAGGCGGCGTCAGTCTGCAACTCAAAGAAATTCCTCTGCAAAAACGCAGCGATAAAAACCAAATAGCCGCCGCAAGGCAAAAAGAAGACGAGCAAATTTTGCAAACTCTTGCGCAGGCGGATTACATCGTCACATTAGACATTCCGGGCAAAGTCCATAGCAGCGAAGCGCTTGCCGAACGTTTGCAGCTATGGCAGCAACAAGCGCGGCATCTGGCGCTTGTGATCGGCGGCCCGGAAGGATTGAGCGAAGCGGTAAAAGCCAAAGCCAATGAAAGTTGGTCATTAGGCAAGCTGACGTTGCCGCATCCTTTGGTGCGCATTATTGTAGCGGAAGCCCTGTATCGTGCTTGGTCTATCAATCAAAATCACCCCTATCACCGCGCCTAA